tgcttgctgtttggggttttaggctgggtttctgtacagcactttgagatatcagctgatgtacgaagggctatataaatacatttgatttaaaatttgatttgatttgatcaacatATTAGATGCAAAGAACTATTGAAATATAGCAAAACAAGTTTGTTTTATTCTTTCCTAAAGTGGGTTGTTTCACATATCATGGGGAAATCTAAACCTTTTTATAGTAAATGCCCTGATAGAAGGGACCACCTCTACAGTATGACATAGTCATAGAGGTTTGTTAAAGTTGATTTTGTTTATACACATGCACATAGCTTCGTACAGACAACACTTAATCCATTGTCCTGTCCTCCATTGTGTTAAACTCACCTTAGAAAACAGTTAGCTGGCACAAGATAGGGGGATACCACTGAAATATGAGGCTAAACTATGGTCCTAATTCATCCAACTGGATCTCAGGGTCTGGGTGAGCAGGTGCACAAAACAAGATAAacatagagagggagagtaggagtGGGAGGGGCtgacagggaaacacagagagggagagtaggagtGGGAGGGGCTGccagggaaacacagagagggagagtaggagtGGGAGGGGCtgacagggaaacacagagagggagagtaggagtGGGAGGGGCtgacagggaaacacagagagggagagtaggagtGGGAGGGGCtgacagggaaacacagagagggagagtaggagtGGGAGGGGCtgacagggaaacacagagagggagagtaggagtGGGAGGGGCtgacagggaaacacagagagggagagtaggagtGGGAGGGGCtgacagggaaacacagagagggagagtaggagtGGGAGGGGCtgacagggaaacacagagagggagagtaggagtGGGAGGGGCtgacagggaaacacagagagggagagtaggagtGGGAGGGGCTGAcagtgaaacacagagagggagagtaggagtGGGAGGGGCtgacagggaaacacagagagggagagtaggagtGGGAGGGGCtgacagggaaacacagagagggagagtaggagtGGGAGGggctgacagggaaacagagagggagagtaggagtGGGAGGGGCtgacagggaaacacagagagggagagaagttgaaagtgagagagagagaaaagaggtaaTATAACGTTGTTTTAGTGCACATTTATACCTGGAACTTATATTGTATTCACAAAGCCTAATAAACACATTTTCAAGGATTTGAAGAACTGAATGGAGCGTCATTGGTGAGTACAAACAATTATAATTCTCTTTATACTCCTTTTGAACTCCTATTGCAGATGTCTGCTGTTTAGTATTTTTGGGACATCAAACAAATCCCAAGTATATGGATAGAGATGCATAGGTGGCAAATGTTAACCTATCTTCATATTCTCATAATGTCTAAAAAGAAAAGAGAATATTTCTGGATAGATAAACAACTTATTTAGTGCCAGTATTTGAAATCCTTTTGTGCATATTTCAAAGTCTCACTCAAAACGGCTTCAAGTTCATAGAAAGGATAAAGAATATACCTCAGTTGATTGAAATCCATGGAAATACAACTCTATTGTGAGAGGGAAGGTGCTCAGGTGACGTTGACCTGTCATTAAGGTTTAATGTCCACTCTACAATGAAACACTCTACTCCCTGTGTCCACCCCACTGAACCCAACCCATTGCCAGAGGAAGGCTGTAACAGGGGATGCAGTCCAAACTCAGGGATATGACATCACTCAGGCTTATGCCACAGACGTGACATCACTGTGACATCATCAGCACTGGCTTGGAGGTGATAGAGAAGATGGCAGTGTTTAGGGTCGTGCGCATCGCATTGTTGGTTGTTTTACTGGGAAATACATCAACCAAGAGTTCAGGTGAGGAGACTATCTTACAATTTCTTGTTATgatgtagtctaatggtgtgatGATGCCTTGATATTAATCATGTTTGCTGTATCATGCTCAAAATATGGCTTTGCAACATCACTTCCAGCAAGTACAAAAGAGGAACAAAGAGAGCCCATTTTCAAGGAGTTAGTATCAATATTGCATAAAGGAGGGTGGTGGTATCCTAGCAAAGAGTCTGCCTCCCCGGAGAGAACCCAAGACCAGCAGGTCCACAGCGTGGTGAGGAGCATCATGGGAAGTCTGAAGACCCTGGGCCTCCTGCCCAGTAAGAGCATgggcctcccctccctccagaaGCCTGTGGACAGGCACCGTCTGTCAGGCTTCCTCTACAATATCTCCATGTACCTCCAGGAGATGGGTGCTGAGATGGAGGAGCGACAGCTCGTCTCTGACGAGGAACAACTGTGGGAGAAGGTATTGCAGTCCTTTATCCAGTCAGAGGGGGGCGCTGCGCTGAGCCAGTGGGACAGCCGGGAGCCCCCCAGGCCCAGCGTCAGACTCCAGGACTGGTTCCTGTCCCTGAGAGGCAGCCCTCACTTGGACGGGCTACTGGGGCTTCTGCAGAGCCTTATGTCCCTGTCTGAGCGGCAACCCCACAGGCCCCTGCTTGACTTCCTGTCCCAGAACTGGAGGACAGTGAGTGCTCTGCTGGAGGTGGCCCTGCAGGCGCTGGTCAGCGGGACCTATGGCCAGGCCAGCGCCGGGCTGCAGGGCTTCATCTGTGCACTTAGGGGCCACAGTGAATGTGCCTTCAGTGTCAGCTGGCTAACACAGTTCCTCCGCTTCATGGAGACACGCAACTGGAAGCCCGTGGTGAACCTGCACCCTGCGGGGATGGGGGCCGATCAGAGAGGGGGCTTGGCTGCTTTTGAGCACCTGAAACCTTTCAGCATGCCCCCCAAGGtcctgagagaggaggggttgtcTGGGAATGCCACTCAAGGCAACGTTGGGGACAGAAGGGGCATGGGGGGAGACCTGGACTCCCTTCATACACTGCTCCTGCAGGCTTTATCACGCTCCGATGGGGGGCAGAGGGCGGGGCAGCTGGCAGAGCAAAACCCTGCCCTGCTGCAGGGTTTGGACGGCCTCAGAAGGGGATTCTTGCACAGGGTGGGCAGCTCAGTGTACGGCAACCTGAGGAGAAAGGTGTCCCGTGTTACCATGGCGCTGCTTGATGATGTCAGTAGCGTGGTGGACGTGCCACAGCCCAAACATAAGGGCAGATGCTCCGTAGGTGAGTCCATGATGCTCACCATCACCAAaaggttggggtcagttccatttcaattTAGTCAATTCAGTGGATGAGctttaaattcaattcaattcaatgttcCTATTTCTTTCCTTGAGGATTTTGAGATTTCACTGAATTCAACTGGAATTGTGCCTCGACCCTGGTGGCTAgctatactaaacaaaaatataaactcaacatgcaacaatttaaaatattttactgagttacacttcattgaatgaaatcagtcaattgaaataaattcattaaaaaaaaaaaatctaaaaaaaaattaggccataatctatggatttcacataactgggcagGGACGCAgccctgggagggcataggcccacccacatgggagccaggcccagccaatcagaattagttcttccccacaaaagggctttttacagacagaaataatCTCAGATGTGGCGGTCCTGGGCTAGCGTGGTCACACGTGggctgtggttgtgaggccggttggatttaattgaacctttatttaactaggcaagtcagttaagaacaaatacttatttacaatgacggcctaccccagacgacgctgggccaattgtgcaccaccctatgggactcccaatcatggccggatgtgatacagcctggattcaaaccagggactgtactgacgactcttgcactgagatgcagtgctttagactgctgcgccactcaggatggtctgctaaattctctaaaactatgttggaggcagcttatggtagataacttaacattcaattatctggcaacagctctgttgatattcctgcagtcagcatgccaaatgcacACTCTCTCAaaagagacatctgtggcattgtgctgtatgacaaaactgcacatttgattgttaccagcacaaggtgcacctgtgtaattaatgatcatgctgtttaataagcttcttgatatgacacaTCTATCCAAGTGGATAGATTATTTTGgctaaggagaaatgctcactaacagggatttaaaGAAATttatgcacaacatttgagagaaataagctttttgtgcatatggaacatttctgggatcttttatttcagctcatgaaaaatgggaccaacacttaacatgttgcgtttatatcttTGTCCAGTATACCTGCTCTTACTTTTACTGTTCTTATAAAACACGTCAGAGACGGGTCATACATGTTGATCAAAGTCTCTTGAATTTCATTTCCATTCATACTAAGCTGATAATATGTCTCAAACAGCTCTTACTCATTAGTCATGAATGATTTAGAGTGAAACATATGACACATGAGAGTGTTTGGACTGACACTGCTTTAAAATCATAATGGCCATGTTAGTCATTGAGAGGATCGGTGTTACCCTGCATCCCATGCCCTAGCTAATCTCTTTGTCCTCTCATTGATGCCAGTAACACTATCTCCTGGGCATTGTGAGCCCATCTATGCTGTTACATCAGGCCTGATTGTATGGTGCAAATCGCTTTTTCCACCATTGATCTACCATAATATTCACTAGCTCTcttacactgtctgtgattttccATTAAAGTCCCTTTTATCCATCTTTGCAAAGGTGACCTGAGACAGCTAATCTTATGGTAAGTAATCGAGAAAAAAACTAAGCTTATAGTATAAACTACAGTAAGGACAAATATATCATACATCATGATGGTTTCATTTGATAATTGTCCCTCACAAAGAATATGAGGTTAATAGAAAATATGTTTTTTGTCATATCATAGTTCAccattctctctccccttgtctgtGACTTGTAGGGGGATCAGACATAATATCACGTGGAATGCTCAGGCTCTGGGCTTCAACTCGCAGGGCCCTCCCAGCACCCCATCCTTCCTCTCCTGCCCCTccatagagggtgagagaggggacccCAGACCCCCACCACGCCCCTCTCGCCCTAGACCAGCCCTGTCACCCCGCAGGGTGCCCAAACAGAAACAACCACCCAGCTCAACCCCAGTACCCCGCCGTTCCCGTCTCCTCAAGCCCCAGTCTGAGGCAGTAGAAGTTGGCCACAGCCACCTGAGAGAGATGGGGTACTCTGCCTCAGCAGAGATCCTGGAAGCAGCGTGTAACGCCTCTATCCCAGGCCTTACAGGTGTGTCCAACTTCACTGTGTTCCTCTACTGTAACCTGTTTGACGGGGACGATGGGTCTGTGGACCCGGAGGTTGGTCAGGTAGGACCCGACCTACACGCCACATGTTCTGACGCTGCCTGGTACCTGTCTGCAGCCGAGGATGACTTCTTGTGGGTCCACGTCTGCAGCGAGTTCTTCACCCACCAGTTCAACAACACTGTGTGTGCCAACTCCTCCTTTTGGCTGCAGAGAGCACACCAGGTACAGTCCATGATTAAACCCCACTTCTGAATGCAAAAGAGTTGGGTTCTCAACTCACTTTTTTAACTTCTCCACAATGTCTAACTACATTCTGCCTGTGATGTTTGCAGGCTGCAGACATGAAGGACTACCACTACTTCAACCAGTCCAGTATAGGTGACCTGTGTGTGCAGCTGTcaggggaggtggtggagggcgGAGGCAGCCCAGGGCCTGACGAAGCCTGCCTGGCCCAACTGGGCACCAGGTCTCTCAGCGCCCAGGACTTCAGACGCTGCTTCCTGCCCAACATTTCtgctctggtctcagctctgtgTGGCAGCGAGTCCCCTGAAGCCCGTCCCTCCTACACATCCCTTTCGGAGGGCAGCTGGGCTGCAGAGTACTGCTCCAGGCTTCACAACTCCTCCCACCCTGAATCCATAGAAGACACATGTAACTACAGGAAGTGGAGCCTGCAGCATTTCACCAACGCCACCCTACTGGAGCTCTGTGGCAGTACAGAGGGGCTGAGGGAGTATGTTTGTAGCAATGCCACCCTCTACCGCCAGCTACTCTCAGCCTATCCTCAGCTCTCTGACCTTTGCGTTGACTTGGATGTAGAACAAGAGGACAGGAAGTGCTTCCTCCAGTGGTTCTTTGACATGCTCCCGGCGCCGTACGACTTTGACACATCACAGCTATGTGTGAGTCCTGCTCCGCTGCTGGTGGAGGCACTGCACAGGctgagtgtgtgtgaggtggatgGGGGTGAGCGAGGAAGCTGGGTGGGGGCTGTGGGGTATGTGCTGAGGGTATTGGACTTTGTGGTGGGGCTCTCGGCAGGGCTggatgagggggagggggaggtgaggCAGGGCCTGGGTCAGGCcatcctcctctccagtctccttGACAACGCCTCATTCTGGGCGACTCTGCGTCCTGACGCATCACTGAGCGTGCTCCAAACCGTGGGCTTGTTCCTGCGCAGGGAGCAGAGCGCAGCTCTCAAAGAGGACCTGCTCAGCTGCTTCAGTGTAAGCCACATACCTTATACACAGAACACATACACATAAACATAGACACATGAAGGTAATGTGAATGCCTCCTCTGTTCTGACAGCCTGTATTATGGGAcctcattgagagagaggacaactcCTCTGCCCTCAGAGTCCTAATGCAGGTACTGTACACCTTTATAAAATGGTTAGTTGGGATCTTAGATGCAGATTGACTGGTTACCTGTATTAAGGTGAACATTGTTTTCTCTCCAGGAGTACCTCCAAATGCCCAGGGAGAGTATCCGCACACTGGTGATGTCAGCAGAGAAAGATGCAGTGAAGAGGTTTCTGTCTCACATGCACCAGAGCTGGGACCAGCTGCACGTAGAGACCACTCAGGTTTGTCCTCAACACTCTCAGTTTAGCAATGGATGCTGGAAAGTAGGGATGTTACTGCTACTGTCAATAAAGACCACTGTCTCCCCCAGTCCTCTCAGAGAGAACTGCAGGCCATGGAGACCATGACGTCCGCCTTCATCCACAAGTTCCCTCGTGTGACCCCTGACCTCTTCGTCGACCTATCACAGTTTATACCTTTCATGTCCGTCTCTGACATCATGAGCTTCCCCACCTCCCTGATGGTCAACACCAGCGTGTGAGTTACTAGGCCTGAGCTGCCATTTTAAGCCAAAGGTCAAAGGTAATCGTGTTGACTGGTTCTGTGTTGAATCATAGGTTGATGGCGATCCGTGACCACAGCACAGAGATGAAGTCTCCACAGAAACAGGCGTTTGTGAAGAGGCTCCTGCAGTCCAGTGTGGTGGGAGATGTCCCTTCCTGGCCACCGTACTTCCTCAGCTCCATCCTCCCACTGCTCCCACACCTCCCAGTCAGCCAATTTCAGCAGCTGACATCAGACCAGGTTACACATCTCATTCCTTATCTACTCTACAGATATTTTCATTTAGTATTGTGTACTGCATTGGCATTACTCTGTCATCATGTCCCTCCTTAAGCTGAGTCCCCTGGTGGAGTTTCTGGGAAACACTAGTCTGGATGGAACAAGGGGTCGTCATGTTCTACGGACTCTATTCATTAAAAAAAGGAACTTCACCAGTGATAACATATCAAGGTAGGGTCTTTTGTCTCAAGTTGTAACCTATTCCGCATATAGTGCTCTAGTTCTGACCAGAGCCACAGTGTCCCTTTGTGCAGTTACCAGTGCATTATACCAGAGAGACGAGGGCATTATTTTTCAACAGGCTGGGAGTTCTGGTTTGTTACCTGAAACCAGAGGAGCTGCGTCCGTTTCTGCTGGCTTCCCCTGTGTCCTCTGCTCTTTGGCAACAGCtagctctctgtgtgtctgaggGACTCATCAGTGCTTCAGGCAGGGTGAGAGAGAATTGCATGTAAAAAATTGGGATGTACTCCAAAAGTTCCAAGTTCATTTTGACAATTTTTTCCTCCAACACACCTGTTAGGATATCAGTAAAAATATCAGTATTGCCATTTGTATATGTATACAGTCCAAATCATATGTGAGGGGCTCTGACCCTGTCGATCCTGCTCTTGCCATGTTCAGCTGTCTCTCTGGCTGGTCCAGGCGGTGCGGCCTCTGAACGCCAGCACTCTACCTCCTCCAGCACTGGCCACCCTCAGGGGCCTACTGCCCCAGCTAGGGGCTTCCTTCCTGCAGTCACTGCCCTCACTACAGCTCTTGGACCTGCTAACACAACCAGGTCTGCCCAGCTTCTCCCCAGCACAGGTCAGCACTGCATGGACTATGCCTACACACTGAATCTACCAGTATGTTGTTTTCTGCTGAGCGAACATTACATGTTGTTTTTAACTTCCCCCAGGCTTTCCAGATATTATCCAAAATTTCACAA
The Oncorhynchus nerka isolate Pitt River linkage group LG28, Oner_Uvic_2.0, whole genome shotgun sequence genome window above contains:
- the LOC115112298 gene encoding stereocilin-like encodes the protein MAVFRVVRIALLVVLLGNTSTKSSASTKEEQREPIFKELVSILHKGGWWYPSKESASPERTQDQQVHSVVRSIMGSLKTLGLLPSKSMGLPSLQKPVDRHRLSGFLYNISMYLQEMGAEMEERQLVSDEEQLWEKVLQSFIQSEGGAALSQWDSREPPRPSVRLQDWFLSLRGSPHLDGLLGLLQSLMSLSERQPHRPLLDFLSQNWRTVSALLEVALQALVSGTYGQASAGLQGFICALRGHSECAFSVSWLTQFLRFMETRNWKPVVNLHPAGMGADQRGGLAAFEHLKPFSMPPKVLREEGLSGNATQGNVGDRRGMGGDLDSLHTLLLQALSRSDGGQRAGQLAEQNPALLQGLDGLRRGFLHRVGSSVYGNLRRKVSRVTMALLDDVSSVVDVPQPKHKGRCSVGDLRQLILWGIRHNITWNAQALGFNSQGPPSTPSFLSCPSIEGERGDPRPPPRPSRPRPALSPRRVPKQKQPPSSTPVPRRSRLLKPQSEAVEVGHSHLREMGYSASAEILEAACNASIPGLTGVSNFTVFLYCNLFDGDDGSVDPEVGQVGPDLHATCSDAAWYLSAAEDDFLWVHVCSEFFTHQFNNTVCANSSFWLQRAHQAADMKDYHYFNQSSIGDLCVQLSGEVVEGGGSPGPDEACLAQLGTRSLSAQDFRRCFLPNISALVSALCGSESPEARPSYTSLSEGSWAAEYCSRLHNSSHPESIEDTCNYRKWSLQHFTNATLLELCGSTEGLREYVCSNATLYRQLLSAYPQLSDLCVDLDVEQEDRKCFLQWFFDMLPAPYDFDTSQLCVSPAPLLVEALHRLSVCEVDGGERGSWVGAVGYVLRVLDFVVGLSAGLDEGEGEVRQGLGQAILLSSLLDNASFWATLRPDASLSVLQTVGLFLRREQSAALKEDLLSCFSPVLWDLIEREDNSSALRVLMQEYLQMPRESIRTLVMSAEKDAVKRFLSHMHQSWDQLHVETTQSSQRELQAMETMTSAFIHKFPRVTPDLFVDLSQFIPFMSVSDIMSFPTSLMVNTSVLMAIRDHSTEMKSPQKQAFVKRLLQSSVVGDVPSWPPYFLSSILPLLPHLPVSQFQQLTSDQLSPLVEFLGNTSLDGTRGRHVLRTLFIKKRNFTSDNISRLGVLVCYLKPEELRPFLLASPVSSALWQQLALCVSEGLISASGRLSLWLVQAVRPLNASTLPPPALATLRGLLPQLGASFLQSLPSLQLLDLLTQPGLPSFSPAQAFQILSKISQDTNLTMDTLCRLKPLLPGLSPAVLRGIHWSEISGTTHCQCWSTLLPDLKPAHRAMLHRALQEALASNSRNFTAQIQCLLPFVPLRELIEVLDGETFLRDMSLYRDLPWSPQQAQLLFKRTHQSEIITRDTVEDLGHIAGGMSCDWLKLWTNETDFSELLQFVSELPGGVRPALRKCVVEELRKRPEEDLDGISPWFAAELPVNLIESLSNTSLTAVLAHIQQHFVDFLKLPRHKQMALAEKAITVLGNSQGLAEGELRGASVDLLGPLLPFLDRDTLGLVDRGALGLRLDELRGYCLPWDTLKDMAALLTGRDLLGEASAWTVGDVELVGRLLFTLSPKQINSIPLLVLSADTVEEVLAGQWRWENSDVGQVCASQCVDQHGQRERIHSLIRGVVRAQSRRRKVPVPSCGDIRGTFPSAWTANQLSRMAGEELRQCTEVIGQDASLSPDRRRALWVKLRQAYSPVRGLRPEQVLGLGCLVTELGERELQDTNLTDLGVLAYLGALTDWSPKKMRAAVVGVMRKRKLKVEQLGAVEVASLGHLLCGFTLSEINRLDPYNLSMATLFLRELALPCSEQQMEALTARLSSPQAFGPVSTWGPEVFTEIGTLAAGLEDMVLSALVQEQVEGLIPDAIALIPPTKMAVVFSAVQLSWLNVEQAWVVTEKQWAELNSGQRHALGLAQYEGDVLLEHRGRNVAPATRSADSLTVCLLSLCCMLWQLS